The Micropterus dolomieu isolate WLL.071019.BEF.003 ecotype Adirondacks linkage group LG22, ASM2129224v1, whole genome shotgun sequence genome contains a region encoding:
- the LOC123961500 gene encoding E3 ubiquitin-protein ligase TRIM21-like, producing MAAANHLLSEDQFLCSICLDVFTDPVSTSCGHNFCKNCITEHWDTNDRWQCPMCNEVFNTRPKLRVNTFISEMAAQFRQSAQQEACSSNSSSSKSSSSDQQVSNPGEVPCDVCTGTKLKALKSCLVCLVSYCETHLEPHLTASGLKKHQLIDPVENLEARMCTKHDKPLELFCKTDQTCVCMLCTVSDHKMHDVVPMKEGYEGKKAELGKTEAEIQQMIQKRRLKIQEIKQSESVERGLKELIDTIEEKQRTAEQQAEGFIKELEQEISELIKRRTEMEQLSRSEDHLHLLQSVQQYAINVTLDPDTAHPTLILSDDGKQLNPGDIQKNLPNNPERFSLNPCVLGKQSFSSGRFYFEVQVNGKTEWDLGVARESINRKQDIPLSPDEGYWTIWLRRRIKYKALTDPPVRLSLKSRPQKVGVFVDYEEGLVSFYDVDAAVLIYSFTGCCFSEKLFPYFNP from the exons aTGGCTGCTGCGAACCATCTGCTGTCTGAAGATCAGTTCCTGTGCTCCATCTGTCTAGATGTGTTCACTGATCCTGTCAGCACATCATGTGGACACAACTTCTGTAAAAACTGCATCACTGAACACTGGGATACTAATGACAGGTGGCAGTGTCCGATGTGTAATGAGGTTTTCAACACAAGACCGAAGTTGCGGGTCAACACTTTCATCTCTGAGATGGCTGCTCAGTTCAGACAATCAGCTCAGCAGGAAgcctgcagcagcaacagcagcagcagcaagagcAGCAGCTCGGATCAACAAGTGTCCAATCCAGGAGAAGTTCCCTGTGACGTCTGCACTGGAACCAAACTGAAGGCCCTgaagtcctgcctggtgtgtctgGTCTCCTACTgtgagactcacctggagcctcatctgacagcttcaggCCTGAAAAAACATCAGCTGATCGACCCTGTGGAGAACCTGGAAGCCAGGATGTGTACGAAGCACGATAAACCTCTGGAGCTGTTCTGTAAGACCGACCAGACATGTGTCTGCATGCTCTGCACTGTTTCAGACCACAAGATGCACGATGTTGTTCCAATGAAGGAAGGATATGAAGGAAAGAAGGCCGAGCTGGggaagacagaggctgaaattcAGCAGATGATCCAGAAGAGACGACTCAAGATTCAGGAGATCAAACAGTCG GAGTCTGTTGAGAGAGGCCTGAAGGAGCTCATCGACACCATCGAAGAGAAGCAGAGAACAGCAGAGCAACAGGCTGAAGGCTTCATCaaagagctggaacaggaaATCTCTGAGCTGATCAAGAGAAGGACTGAGATGGAGCAGCTCTCACGCTCTGAAGACCACCTCCATCTTCTCCAGAGTGTCCAGCAGTATGCCATAAATGTGACTCTTGATCCTGATACAGCACAtcc taCACTCATCCTGTCTGATGATGGGAAACAATTGAATCCCGGTGATATACAGAAGAATCTCCCAAACAACCCAGAGAGATTTTCTCTCAACCCCTGTGTTTTAGGAAAGCAGAGTTTCTCTTCAGGCAGATTTTACTTTGAGGTTCAGGTTAATGGAAAGACTGAATGGGATCTAGGAGTGGCCAGAGAGTCAATCAACAGGAAACAAGACATCCCACTGAGCCCTGATGAGGGTTACTGGACTATATGGTTGAGGAGAAGAATTAAGTACAAAGCTCTGACTGATCCTCCAGTCCGTCTCTCTCTGAAGTCTCGGCCTCAGAAGGTGGGGGTGTTTGTGGATTATGAGGAGGGTCTGGTCTCCTTTTATGACGTAGATGCTGCAGTTCTTATCTACTCCTTTACTGGCTGCTGCTTCAGTGAGAAACTCTTTCCATACTTCAACCCT